The Streptomyces sp. NBC_00335 DNA window CCATGGGGACGGCCTGCCCGTCCACGGCGCTCGCCTTCTTCTTCCACAACACCAGCGCCTCGCGCGGTCTCCTGCCCCTGGAGGCCATCCGCGCGGGCCTGTTCACCAAGGAGGAGATCCCGGTCGTCACGGCCTTCGCCGAGCGCGTGCTGACGACGATGGCGGGGGGCTCCTGGCTCGCCAACTTCGCCAGCGAGTCCGTCAAGAGCTCGGCGGCGAACATCTCCATCGCGACCACCGCCACGCGCGGCGAGGGCGGCTGGGTCCTGTCCGGTGAGAAGTCCTTCGGCTGCGCCACCGGAGTCGCCGACCTCTATCTGGTCACCGCCCGGCTCGACAAGACGACGACCGCGGACGGGCTGGCCATGTTCCTCGTCCCGCGGGACGAGGCCGGGGTCTCCTCCCGCCCGCCGTGGAACGGGCTCGGCATGCGCGGCAGTGCCAACCACGGCATCCGGCTCGACGAGGTCTTCGTGGCCGACCGGGACGCGCTGACCGTGCCGGGGGCCTTCACCCGCATGCTGCAGGTGAGCCGCGGCAGCTTCGTCGGCAACCAGCTCGCCATCGCCGCCGTCTACACCGGCGCGGCGCAGGCCGCGTACGACTACACGCTCGGCCAGTTGACGCGCAAGACCTTCGCCGACACGGGCAGGCCCATCGCCTCCTCGCCCATGCACCAGGTCCTCATCGGCGAGATGACGCAGAACCTGGCGACCGCCTACCAGTGGCTGCGGCGCCAGCTGGAACTGGAGACCTCCGAGCCGCCCATCAGACCCAAGTCCGAGGTCTTCAGCCAGTGGCGGCTGGGCAAGGGTGCGGTCACCGAAGCCTGCTTCGCCGTCGCTCTCGGCGCCCTGAAGGCATCGGGTACCTCCGAAGCACGCCTGGACGGAGTCATCGGCCGGACCCTGCGCGACCTGGCCATGGGACTGGTCATGACCTTCCCCGCGGAGCGCGGTCGGCTGGAGGCGGCGAAGATCGCCACCGAGGCCCAGGAGAACGCGCTGTTCGCGACCTTGGGGGAAACCCAGTGACCTCCCCGAGCCGTCTTCCCGAGGCTGCCGGCCACGACGTCCCGCTGCCGGTCACGAGCGACTTCGTCAACGGCGTGTGGCGGCCGTGCACGGTGCGCCTCGGCTTCGATCTGGAGAACCCCGACACGGGCGAGCAGGTCCGCCCGGCATTCGGCAGCGCCGCCGACCGCATCGACGCGGCGCTGACGGCGGCGGCCGCACTGCACCGTTCGGGTGCGTGGGCCGGTCTCCCGGACGAGGAGCGAGCCGACGCGCTGGAGGCCGCGGCCGCGGCCGTCGAGCAGGCCGCGGAGCGCATCGTGACGGTGGAGGCCTTCGGCACCGGCGTGCCGCTCACCCAGACCGCCGGGCTGGGCGTCATCCTCTCCGGGGCCTTCCGGATCGCGGCCGCCCAGTTGCGCGGCGGACTGCTGGAACGCACGGCCACCGCCCCGGGCGGCCGCCCCGTGCGCGTACGGCGCGCCGCGCTCGGACCGGCCCTGTGCGTGCTCCCCTACAACGCCCCGGCGCCCATGGCGGCCCACAAGGCGGCCAGCGCGCTCGCCGCGGGCTGCCCGGTCGTCATCAAGGCGCCCGAACTCGTGCCGTACGGAACCCAGTTGCTGGTGGAGGCCGCCGCGCGGGGGCTGGCGGCGGCGGGAGCACCCCCAGCCGTCCTGCAACTGCTGCACGGGGACGCCGGGACGGGGGCCCTCCTCGTGTCCGACGAGCGCATCCGGGTCGTCTCCTTCACCGGCGGCACCGAGGCCGGCCGGAAGATCGGCGCCGCCTGCGGCCTGGCGCTCAAGCCCGCCCAACTGGAACTGGGCGGCAACAATCCGCTCCTCGTGCTGCCGGGCGCCGACCCCGAGGTCGCCGGGCGGATGGCCGCCGAACTGCTCACCACCCTCAACGGTCAGTGGTGCCGGGCGATGGGCAGGCTCGTCCTGCCCGCGGAGCTGGCACAGGACGTCCTGGATGCCACCGGCCGCGAACTCGCCGCGCTGCGGGCGGGCGACCCGCTGCTCGCCGGCACCGGCTACGGACCACTGGCGCACTCCCGCCACCACGCCGCACTGAGCGCGGGTGTGAAGGCCCTGACCTCGGCCGGCGCCACGGCACACGCCTGGACCGGGATACCGGAGCGCGGCAGCTTCTTCACCCCGCTGCTGATCACCGGGGCCGCCGAGGAGTCCACCCGTCGCGAGCTGTTCGGCCCCGTGGCCGCCGTACACACCTACGACCGGGAGGAAGAAGCCCTCTACCTGGCCAATTCCACCGGCTACGGGCTCGAGGGGTACGTGTGCGCCGCCGACCCCGATGACGGGTTGCGCGTGGCCGCCGGCATCTCCGCCGGGGAGGTCAAGGTGAACGGCTCCTCGGTGATGAGCCTGCATCTGGACACGCCCCGTCCGGCCTGGGGCCTGTCGGGTCTGGTGGACGAGGGAGGGGCCGAGACGCTGCTGCACTTCACCGGTACCCGGGTGACGGGCGTGGAGGCGGGCTTCGCCCTGCACACGGCACGCGGGCACGGGGAGCAGCGGTGACGGCCTCCCCGAAGGCACCTCCCGCCGACCGGGTGCTGGTGGTGGGGGCGGGCCCGGTCGGCCTGACGGCCGCGCTGGTTCTGGCGCGGCAAGGAGTGCCCGTCACCGTCCTCGAGGCGGGGTCGGAGCTCGCGGCCGAGTCGCGTGCCTCCACGTTCCATCCGCCCACGCTGGAGATGCTCACCGCACTGGGTGTGGGGGACGCACTGCTCGCGCGCGGTCTGGTGGCGGACTCCTTCCAGTTCCGTGACCGGCACGAGGGGGCCCTGGCGACGCTGGACCTGTCGCTCCTGGCCGCGGACACCCGTTTTCCGTTCCGGCTCCAGTGCGAGCAGAACAAGCTGACGCCCCTCCTCCTGGACGCGCTGGAACGCTTCCCGGGCACCGAGGTGCGCTTCGGGGCGCGCGTGGCCGGAGTGGAGCGGACCTCCCGGGGCATCTACGCGGTGCTCGGCGACGGGAGCCGGGTTCAGGGGTCCTGGCTCGTGGGCGCCGACGGGGCGCACTCCGCCGTACGGCAGTCGGTCGGCGCCGAGTTCCACGGGATGACCTACCCGGAGCGGTTCCTCGTCGCCTCGCTGGACGAGGATCCGGGGACCGTGCTGCACGATCTGGCTCCCATCGCCTACGTGCTGGATCCCGACGAGTGGATGGTGCTGCTGCGGACCCCCGACCACTGGCGGGTCCTGCTGCCCACCCCGGAGGGCACGTCCGATGCGGCCGAGCTGCTGCGGCTGCCCCGCAGGCTGCTCGACATCACGAGGGACGTACGGGGGCCGGCCATCGCCCATGCCAGCCTCTACCGCGTCCACCAGAGGGTGGCCGGCACCTTCCGCAGCGGACGGGTCCTGCTGTGCGGCGACGCCGCACACGTCAACAATCCGCTGGGCGGCATGGGCATGAACAGCGGCATCCACGACGCGGTCCTGATCGGCCGCGCTCTGGCGGACCTCCTGACGGGCGAGGGGTCCGAGGACGAGCTCACCGACTGCGCCGAGGCACGCCGCGCCTGCGCACTGCGCTACGTCGGGGCGGAAACGCACGCGAACTGGACGCGGCTGCGCACCCGGGATCCGGCGGAGCGGGCCCGGCTCGTGGCGGAGCTGCGGGCCACGGCGGCGGATCCCGTGGCGGCCCGGCGGTCGCTGCTGCGCAGCTCGATGATCGATTCGCTGCGCGGTGTCCGGTGGTAGCGGCGCCGCGGGCGGACGGGAGCGGGCCGGACATCACCGTGGCCGATCCGGCCTTCACCTCCCGCACCGTGGGAAGCGTCCGGTCCCACACGGCGGCGGAGGTGGACTCCGCTGTGGCGGCCGCGTCCACCGCGGCGCCCGGCTGGTCCGGTACGTCCGCGGTGGCCAGGGCCGCGGCGCTGGCCAGGATCGCCGACGGCCTCGAAGCCGCGGCGGCGGAGCTCTCGGAGCTGCTCGCGCGGGAGTCCGGAAAGCCGCTCGCGGACTGCCGGGGAGAGGTGGGGTACGCGTGTGCGGTGCTGCGCTGGTACGCCGCCGAGGCCCCGCGGCTGCTGGCGCCGCACGTGGTCGATGACACCCGGGGCCGGCTGGAGCGGCGGTACCGGCCGTTCGGGGTGGTGGCCGCGCTGACCCCGTGGAACGCCCCCGTGATCCTGACCGCCGTGAAGCTCGCCCCCGCCCTCGCCGCGGGCAACACCGTGGTCGTCAAACCTTCGCCGTTGGCCCCTCTGGCCGTCTCCGCCTTCCTGGAAGGCGCGGCCCGGGAGCTCCCCGAGGGTGTGGTCCGGGTGTGCCACGGACACGCCGAGGTCGCGTTGCGGCTGGCGGGTCACGGGGAGGTGGGCAAGCTCTCGTTCACCGGCGGGGCAGTGGCCGGCCGCGCGGTCGGCGCGGCGGCCGCCGCGGCGCTGACGCCGACCACGATGGAGCTCGGCGGCAACGATGCCGCGGTGCTGCTGGACGACGCCCCGCTGACCGAGGCGGACATGGACCGGCTGGTCATGGCGAGCTTCGCCACGGCCGGTCAGGTGTGCATGGCCGCCAAGCGGGTCTATGTGCCGCGGGCCCGGCTGGGGCAGTTCGTGGAGCGCTATGTGGCGGCGGCCGCCCGGGTGCTGCGGCTCGGCGACCCCCTGGCCCCGGGTACCACGGTGGGGCCGGTGATCTCCGCACGGGCCGCGGTCCGCGTCCGCGGCCTGATCCGCGACGCCCGGAAGCGCGGCGGCAGCGCCGTCGAGCTGGGGACCGTACAGCCCGGCCTGGATGTGGAGGGTGGGCATTTCGTGCGACCGACGCTGCTGCTGGGGCTGCGGGAGGATGCCCCTCTGGTGTGCGAGGAGCAGTTCGGACCGGCGCTTCCGGTGCTGGCGTACGAGGGCGTCGACGAGCTCGTGGAGCGCGTCAACGCGGGGCCGTACGGTCTGGCGGCATCCGTGTGGAGCGCCGACGAGACACGGGCCTTCGAGCTGGCGGCGCGGCTGGACGCCGGCTTCCGCTTCGTCAACACCCACAACCGGACGGGGATGGCGCTGCGGGCCGCTTTCGGCGGGGTCAAGGGCAGTGGGCACGGCCGCGAGTACGGGGCCGAGGGCTTGATGGAGTACGTGCAACCGGTGCTCTCTCACGCACCCGCCGCCTTCCGGGCGGGGGGCGCGGGCATGGCTCCGGGCGCCTATCCGGGCGGTGGTCCGGGGACCTGAGGCCTCAGGGCTCCAGGTGGTCGACCACGGCACGGTCGGCGAGCAACGGGCCCAGCCACGAGGCCAGTCGACGGTGTTCGGGGTGGCTCTGGTAGGCGACGAGTTCCCCGGCGTCCGCGTGGCGGGTCGTGAGGACGAGGTCGTACGAGAGGTCCGAGCCGGTGACGTCGAGGCCGACGCTCAGGGACCGGATCTGCGGCACGGAGCCGTCCAGACGCCGCAACCGTTCGGCTGCCTCGGGGGCATGGGCGGGATCGGTGAACCGCATGAGAACTACGTGCACCAGCACGGCATTTGCTCCTTCCGGTCGACGACTTCTCCCCCTGTCGCGGGAGGGCTCGGCGAGTGTATGTTCGGGAAACACTGTTCCGCTAGAGGAACCAATGGAGTTCGCCATGGACGAAGCGCGCACGTTCCGTGTCGCGGCTGCCCAGTTCGAAGTGGGCCGGGACCGCAAGGCCAATCTGGCCGCCTGTGTCAGGGCGATCGACGCCGCAGCGGAGCAGGGCGCGATTCTCGTGGTCCTGCCGGAGTTCTGCAATCACCTTTCCTGGTACGACGACCGCGAGCAGGCCCTCACGGCCGCGTGCCGGCCGGAGGACGACTTCCTGGCGCCTGTGGCGGAACGCGCCGCGCACCACGGCATCTACGTCAAACTGCACGTCACCCTGGCCTCCGGGGTTCCGGGAGCCGAGCGCATCACGGCCGCGAGCCTGCTCTACGGGCCGGACGGCGTGCTGGCCGGGGCGGCGGACAAGCAGGTCCTGATGGGCAGCGAGAACGACCACCTGGACCCCGCCGCCGATGTCGGCCCCGTCATCGACACCGCTCTGGGTCCGGTGGGCCTGTACTCCTGCATGGAGGGGGTCATCCACGAGGTGTGCCGCGGACTCGCCCTGCGCGGCGCCCACGTACTGCTCAACAGCCTCAACTCCTTCGCCCTGGACGAGGCCGCGCTGCACATCCCGGTGCGCGCCGCGGAGAACAAGGTGTGGGTGATCGCGGCCAACAAGGTGGGCCCGCTGCTCCCGGCGGACCGGATCGGCACGATCAGTGCCGCCATGGGGGTGCCGCCCGAGGCCCTCGACGGTGCGGGCGAAAGTCAGATCGTCGCCCCCGACGGAAGGGTCGTCGCCAAGGGGCCTCGGCGGGGGGAGGCCCTGGTGGTCGCCGACATCCGGCCGGCCGACGCCGCCGACAAGCGTCGCCGGGACGGCACCGACGCGTTCGCGGTGCGCCGGCCCGCGCTCTACTTGCCGATCGCCTCCCCGCCCACCCCCGCCCCCGCCTTCGCCGGGTCCCGCGCCGAAGAGGTCGTGGCCGCGGTCGTCCGGCCCGCCGGCAGCGGCCGCCCGGCCGTCGAGGACGCCGCGCGGCTGGTCCGTCTGGCCGCGGGACAGGGGGCGCGCCTGATCGTGCTGCCCGAACTCTTCTGGCACGCGGGTGGCGTCCTGCCCGATCGGCAGCGCCCGGACCCGCAGGACGCCCAGGACGTTCTCGGGACCCTGCGCACCTCCCTGGAGGGCAGCGGCGCACACCTCGCCTTCACCCTCCCCCTGCCTACGGGCCACGCCGGCGTGCTGCTCGACCGGCACGGCCCGGTGCTGACGCAGCACCAGCTGCATGACGGCGTCCGCCACCGGGGCTGGGCCCGGGCGGGCACGGCACCGGCGCTGCTCACCCACGACACACCATGGGGTCGCGTCGCGGTCGTCCTGGGCGACGACTCCGTCCACCCGGAAATCCTGCGCCTCGCCGCGCTCCGGGGAGTCGACACCGTGGCCGTCTGCCTCGGTGCGACCGAGCCCTGGGAGCCGGCCCTCGGCCTGCCCGAACGGGCGGCGGAGAACCGGATGAATCTCGTGGCCGCGGGCCACGGCTGCGGCGCCCTGCACGCGCTGCCGGTGGAGTTCGGCCTGTGGCGCTCCCGCGACGCCGCCTTCGACGGCACCATCAGCACGCCCGCCAGCACCCCGGCGGGCCCCGGCCTGACCCTCGCTCCCGTCCGCCCCCGCCAGGCCGAGAAGCGCCTGGTCTCGCGCGGGACGGACCTGGTCGACGGCCGCCCCTGGAAGCTGCTGGGCGCCCTGGTGGCGCCCCGGCCCTCCGCCCCCGTAGCGCACCCCCGCCCCGGTCAGTGAAGGAGTGACGTGTCAGAGACACTCAAGGCCGTACAGGACATGACGGACGAGGCTCCCGTCACCGATGTGACCGAGACCTTCGTCCAGTGGCAGGACCTGCTGAACGAGCTCAAGGCGAAGATCGCCGCCCGCTTCGAGCTGAACCCCGATCCGTCCACCGGGGAGTTGGAATCCTTCGGTGCGGACGACGGCCCACGGGGTTCACTGGCCGGTTTCAGCGGCCCCGAGGTCGACTGGATGATCCACTCCTGGGTCGGGGACCCCGAGCACGGCTTCGTCAACCTCCACCTCACCGTCTGGCTGGGACCGCAGGTCCGCGTCCCCCACCTGGGCCTCGCCCTGCTGTGCTGGCCGGGCGGCTGGTTCTACCTCGACTCCGTGCCCCGTACCAGCCTGGTGGCCGACGGAGACTACTACGACCGCTACTACGCCCCCGCGGAGGAGGAGTGGCTCGCGGTGCGCGAGGAGTACGAGGACCTTTCGTGGTTCACCAGCCGCAGCGGCTTCATCCGGGGCAGCCTCTCCCCCACCGCGTACTGCTACTCGATGCCCCGCGACGAGCGGCACGTCGAGTTGGTGCGGCGCCTGATGCACCAGCAGGTCGACCGCTGGCTGACCTGGGTGGACGCTGCGGAGCCGGTACCGGCTGACGAGCGGGATGCGCTGGCCGCCGCCGACCTGGCGATCCGCCGCAACATCGTGGAGCGCGACCCGGCGAACGTGATGGCCGTCCGGTACTTCGGCCATCAGGTCACCGACCGGCTGGTGCGTGCGCTGTGGGGCGGCGACCGCGTCCTGCCGAGGCCCTCGTGAAGCAGGTCCGCTCCCTGTGGTGGGCCTGCCGGGTCCCCGGCCTCGAGGAGCCCTTCGACACCGCGCACCTGAGGGTCTTCCATCCGGCCCGGGCCACCGGCTCCGCCGCCGAGCGGCTCACCGGCGTGGTGGCGGCCGATGCCGAGTACGGCCCGTTCCCGGTCGTGCTCCTGCTGCCCGGGATCAACGTGCCCGCCGACTCCTACCGGTGGCTCGCGGTACTGCTGGCGGCCCGGGGCTTCGTCGCGGTGACGCCCGAGCTGGTCGGAGAGCTGTTCGGCGGGAGCCACGGGGTGACGCCGGGCATCGATCTGGAGGCCTGCGGTCCGGGCACCTACGGCACCCGTGCGACGACTCCGCTGATCGGCGCGGTGCTCACCGCCCTGGCCGAACTCGCCCCGGGCTCTCCCTTGGCGGGGCTCCTGGACACGGAGCGGGTGGTCGTGGGCGGCCACTCGGCCGGCGGCACCGTGGCCCTGCAATCCGCCGCCCACGTGCCGGGCCTGCGCGGTGTCTTCACCTACGGCGCCCACACGCTGGTGGCCTCGGCCCTCGGCCATCCGCCGGGCACCGTCCTGCCGATCGGGGGTGACGTGCCCGTCCTGCTGATGTCCGGCGAGGACGACGGTGTGATCGCCGCGAGTGCGGACCGCTACGCGGCCACGGCGGATGCGGGCAGGGGCGCCGGCCCCGCGGACGCGAGCACCGACCCCGTCGCCCGCACCTTCCACGACGCCCTGGGCGACCGCGGCGGCGCGCACGCCTGGGTCAAGGTCGCCGGGGCCGGCCATTTCACGCTCTGCGACCCCGTGGACCCGACGAGCGCCCGGGGCTTCCTGGAGACGCCGGGAGCGGGTGAAGGCGACGCGCGCGCCCTCATCGGGCTCCTCGTCGCGGCCTTCTGCGCGGCGGCCCTGCCGGAGCGGCGGCCCCCGGCGGACACCCGGGCGTACGGGGCGCTGCTGTCGCCGCCGCACCCGGGGCTGGTCTCCGTACTGCGCCGCTGATCTCCGCCCCTTCTTGCCGAACCGTCATGAACCGCGAGGTGCCCCACCGATGCTGAAGAACTTCTGGTACGCGGTCGAGTTCTCCGACCGTGTCGTCCGCAAGCCCCTGAAGGCCGTCTGTCTCGGCCAGTCCCTCGTCCTGTACCGCACCGCGGCCGGCCTGCCGGTCGCGCTCTCCGACCTGTGCGCGCACCGCGGGGCCGCCCTGTCCGCCGGCACCCTCAAGGACGACTGCGTGGTGTGTCCCTACCACGGCTGGCGCTTCGACCCCGAGGGCACGTGCACCACCATTCCCGCCAACCAGCCCGGCCGGGGCATCCCTAGGAAGGCGCGGGTGGACTCGTACCCCGTCCAGGAGCGGTACGGCTTCGTCTGGGTGTTCCTGGGCGATCTTCCCGAGGAGGAGAGGCCGCCGATCCCCCTCTGGCCGGAGTTCGACGACCTGGTCCAGGACGGCGGCCGGTTCAAGGCGGTGACCGGCGAGTACCTCTGGCACTCCAACTACGAGCGGATCCTGGAGAACGGCTGCGACATCGCGCACACCCCCTTCGTGCACGCGGGAGCCTTCGGCAACCCGGACCGGCCGGAGGTGGAGGAATACACGGTCGAGCAGCCGGACGAGTGGTCCGCCTTCGCCACCGTGGCTCTCAACCCGCCGGCCGCCAGGGGCTTGTGGAGCAAGCTGTACACGGACCGCCGCTCGCAGGGCAAGGACCGGCCGCCGGTGGTGACCACCGCCGGCTGGATGCTGCCCAACCTGATCAAACTGCACGTACGGCTGCCCCTCGGCAACATGATCATCTACGACACCAACATTCCCGTCGACGAGACCACCACCCTGGTGAAGTGGGTGGCGCTGCGCGACTTCTTCACCGGTGACTGGGCCGACGGCAACGCCCGCAAGCGGGTCCTGGGGATCTTCGACCAGGACGCCCCGGTCGTGGACGGAACCCGTCCCGAACTGCTGCCGGCCGACCTCGGCGCCGAGCTGCACCTGCGCTCGGACATGATCTCCGTCGCCTACCGACGGCGCCGCCAGGAGCTCGCCGCGAAGGGATGGGCGGTGAGCGACGCCGATCGCATCATCGGCGATGTCCCGGCGCGCAGCGCCACCGTGATCGCCTCCCCGGGCCGGCGCGCCGTACCCGAGCTGGCACGCGCCTGGGAACAGAAGGCCCAGGGGTTCCACCCGACCGTCGAAGGGGCGCAGTCCCCGGCCAGTGAGAAGGAGTAGGCACGTGACATCCTCCGCATCCCCACCCGACGACTCCAGCGGCAGCACGACTCCCGCCGCCCGCTTGTCCCGGACGATCCTGGACGCCCTGCTCGCCGGTACGGCGCTCGAAGAGCGGCCCACGCCCTGGGCCGTGCTGACCACCCCCGCCACCCCCGATCCGGTGGGCTCCGTACGCTACTTCCGCGGCGCGGGACACCACGGCGTCGACGCCGTCGTCACCATCTCCCTGGTGGTGCCGGCCTTCGGCCTCGACAGCCACATGGTGTTCGCGTTCGGCGCCGCGGACTCGCCGCTGCCGCACTTCACCCTCGACTCCGTCCAGGCCGGCGGCGGGTACGCCTTCCACCTGGACCTGGTCCAGCGCGTCGACCTCGCCGTGAACCCTGCCTACGCGGACCTCGTGTACGGGCCGCTGACGCAGGCGTTCGCCCGGGCCTCGGAGATACCGGGTCTGACACCGGCGGCCATCAGCCCCCGACAGCGTTCCCTGATGTCACCGTGGATGCTCGTACACCGCGCCGACGAGAGCGCGTTGCACGCCATCACTCCGATCGCGGAGGGATACCTGCGGCACTGGCTGGAGCTGACCCGGGCGTTTCCGGCCGACGCCGCCGGCGAGGCCAAGGAGGCGGACGCCCCTCTGCGCGACCGGCGGCTGCGCCAGGCCCTGTTCAGCCGGGAGATCGACCCCGTCTGGGCCCAGGTGGACCGACTGCTGGGCACGGCCGTCACCGACGGCCTGCGCGGACTGCTGACCACCGGCAGACTGCCCGACGGGGAGGCCGCGTCATGAGCGACGCCTCCGCGCCCGGGCCGAGCGAGTGGCAGCAGCGCATCGCGGGCGAATGGCACGGCCGTCCTTCGCTGTTCGACGCGCAGGGAACCTGGTGCGGATACGAGGACATCCGCCGCTCCTCGGAGTTCACCGACGGGGGGACGGTGTACCGGATGGACGGCGGCCTGCGCCAGGGCGGCCCGCTCGCCGGCCGGTTCCAGCTCGCAGCGCCGTTCGCCTTCGCGGTCACCGACGCCGACGACAACCGCCTCTACACGGGCCCGGACTTCCACGGCAGCGGGCAGCCCTACGGCGCCTTCGTCGACGCCCACTACTACGGACCGGGCTGGCAGGTCGCGCTGAACACCTGGAACCACGTCCTGCCCGACGGGGCCACCCAGGTCTACTCCTCGGTGCTGCACCAGGGCTGGACCGTGATCGGCTGCTTCAACGGCGTGTACGTGCGCACCACCGACCACGACGTCAACGAGGGCACCCGCGACCGCGTCGCACGGCACCTGGCGGCCGAGACGGACGCCGGCCCCGTGCCGTGGATCCTGCCCACCAAGCAGAACGGCAGCTTCACGGGTTCGTGCGAGCTGTGGAGCGCCGAGCAGAAGCACCTGGGCGATGTGGAGGTGGAGATCGCCGTCCGTCCGGTGGACCTGTTGCGCACCCGCCACCACGTCACCTGGCGGGGGGCCGGCCTGGACCGGTCCTTCTCGGTGGAGCGGCGGCGCGACGGCGCCCGCGAGTTCTGGGAGGGACCGGACGCGTGGGGCAACGCGCAGGCCTTCGGCCGGGCCAATTTCCCCCTGTGGCACTTCACCGGCGGAGACGTGCACCGCGTGCGCGGGCGGGAGTTCGTGCTCGACGCACGTCCCGCGATGGCGGCGGGCGGCCGCCTGGCCGTGACGTACGAGTTGTTCGGCGGGAACGCACTGGCGGCGGTCCTGCACGGCGTACTCGACTGGGAGGCCGCGTCATGACCCCGACCGTGGTGGTCACCGGCGGCACCCGGGGCATCGGGTTCGGCCTGGCCCGCGCGTTCCTCGACCGCGGCTGCCGGGTTGCCGTCTGCGGGCGGGACGCGGCGGGCGTCGAGGCCGCCCTCACGCGTCTCGGCGGTGGGCCGCAGGCCATCGGCCACGTGGCGGACGTGACGGACCGGCAGCAGGTGGCCGCGCTGTGGACGGCGGCCGAGGAGGCCTTCGGGCCGGCGGACATCTGGATCAACAACGCCGGGGCGACCACGGCCCGCAAGCCGCTGTGGAGCCTGGACGCACGACAGGCCGACGCCGTGACGGAGGTCAATCTGCGCGGAGTCGTCAACGGCAGCGCCGTCGCGGCGGAGCACTTCCTGCGTCTGGGCCGCGGCCGGCTGTGGAACATGGAGGGCTTCGGTTCCGACGGCCGGATCATGCCCGGGCTGAGCGTCTACGGCGCGAGCAAACGAGCCGTCACCTACCTCACCCAGGCTCTGGCCGCCGACCTGCGCAAGGAGCAGGACACCCGGACCCACGACGTCAGGGCGCAGCTCCTGTCGCCCGGGATCGTCGTCACGGACCTGCTGCTGCACGACTACACCCCCGCCGAGTACGCGAAGGCGCGGGCCGTGCTCAACATCCTGGCCGACCGGGTGGAAACCGTCACCCCGTGGCTGGCGGACCGGGTCCTGGCCGACCGTACGGCCAACGGCGGCCGGGTCGCATGGCTGACGCGCCGCAAGGCGGCCGCCCGGTTCGCGACGGCCGCGCTGCGCAAGCGGTCCGTGCTCCCGGAGACCCTGCCCGGTGCCCCCGAGCGGGAGGGTGCCTCATGAGCGCGGCCTTGGACTATCCGTTGTCGCTCGCGGTCGAGGACTTCGTCCCCGTCCTCCTGACGGGCGCGGGCGCGGCCCTGCTGATCGGGCCGCTGCGCACCCTGCGTCCGCGCACCGGCCGCACCGCGGCGGCAGGCACGGCGCTGATCCTCCTCGGCGGCCTCTCCAAGGCCGTCTGGAAGCTGCTGGTGGCCCTGGACGGCCCCGACGTACAGGCCATGAACAAGGCGCTCTTCCCGTGCCTGTCCTTCGGCTTCCTCCTCCTGGCCCACGCGCTCCTCACGCTCCCGTCGAACGGGCCGGGCGATCCGGCACGGCGTACGCCTCCGCCGCTGTGGGGGTTCGCCGCGCTGTGGTCGGCCACCGGGGCCGCGGGGCTGGCCCTGAGGTCGACGGCGCCCCACATGGTGCTGACCATCGTGGCCGTCACCGTGTGCGGTGTCCGCCTCATCCTGCTCGCCCGCGCACACGGCGACACCGCGGCCGCCGCCGCCGGTGGACTGTGGCTCACCGGCATGTACGTACTGGGGCCGCTGGCGGCCCGCCCCGACCAGAGCGTGGCACTGCAATGGGTGGAGCAGTCGGCCAACACCCTCACACAAGGCGCCTTCGTCCTGCTCGCCTGGAGGCTGGAGAAGCGCCTGCGCGCCGCTTCCTCCCTCTCTTCCTCCCCCACCTCCGACCGATCGGCGGCGTGAATGACGGACAGTCTCGGCTGGAGGCGCAAGTTCGGTGTCATCGCCCCCAGCACCAACACCATCGTGGAACCCGACTTCTACCGGATGGCCGTACCCGGTGTGACGGCGCACTTC harbors:
- a CDS encoding carbon-nitrogen hydrolase family protein, which translates into the protein MDEARTFRVAAAQFEVGRDRKANLAACVRAIDAAAEQGAILVVLPEFCNHLSWYDDREQALTAACRPEDDFLAPVAERAAHHGIYVKLHVTLASGVPGAERITAASLLYGPDGVLAGAADKQVLMGSENDHLDPAADVGPVIDTALGPVGLYSCMEGVIHEVCRGLALRGAHVLLNSLNSFALDEAALHIPVRAAENKVWVIAANKVGPLLPADRIGTISAAMGVPPEALDGAGESQIVAPDGRVVAKGPRRGEALVVADIRPADAADKRRRDGTDAFAVRRPALYLPIASPPTPAPAFAGSRAEEVVAAVVRPAGSGRPAVEDAARLVRLAAGQGARLIVLPELFWHAGGVLPDRQRPDPQDAQDVLGTLRTSLEGSGAHLAFTLPLPTGHAGVLLDRHGPVLTQHQLHDGVRHRGWARAGTAPALLTHDTPWGRVAVVLGDDSVHPEILRLAALRGVDTVAVCLGATEPWEPALGLPERAAENRMNLVAAGHGCGALHALPVEFGLWRSRDAAFDGTISTPASTPAGPGLTLAPVRPRQAEKRLVSRGTDLVDGRPWKLLGALVAPRPSAPVAHPRPGQ
- a CDS encoding SDR family NAD(P)-dependent oxidoreductase encodes the protein MTPTVVVTGGTRGIGFGLARAFLDRGCRVAVCGRDAAGVEAALTRLGGGPQAIGHVADVTDRQQVAALWTAAEEAFGPADIWINNAGATTARKPLWSLDARQADAVTEVNLRGVVNGSAVAAEHFLRLGRGRLWNMEGFGSDGRIMPGLSVYGASKRAVTYLTQALAADLRKEQDTRTHDVRAQLLSPGIVVTDLLLHDYTPAEYAKARAVLNILADRVETVTPWLADRVLADRTANGGRVAWLTRRKAAARFATAALRKRSVLPETLPGAPEREGAS
- a CDS encoding aromatic ring-hydroxylating dioxygenase subunit alpha, coding for MLKNFWYAVEFSDRVVRKPLKAVCLGQSLVLYRTAAGLPVALSDLCAHRGAALSAGTLKDDCVVCPYHGWRFDPEGTCTTIPANQPGRGIPRKARVDSYPVQERYGFVWVFLGDLPEEERPPIPLWPEFDDLVQDGGRFKAVTGEYLWHSNYERILENGCDIAHTPFVHAGAFGNPDRPEVEEYTVEQPDEWSAFATVALNPPAARGLWSKLYTDRRSQGKDRPPVVTTAGWMLPNLIKLHVRLPLGNMIIYDTNIPVDETTTLVKWVALRDFFTGDWADGNARKRVLGIFDQDAPVVDGTRPELLPADLGAELHLRSDMISVAYRRRRQELAAKGWAVSDADRIIGDVPARSATVIASPGRRAVPELARAWEQKAQGFHPTVEGAQSPASEKE